A region of Solea solea chromosome 7, fSolSol10.1, whole genome shotgun sequence DNA encodes the following proteins:
- the LOC131462553 gene encoding nucleotidyltransferase MB21D2, which produces MAAPALSGRTGSAGSLGNSPTIAAGRLPHGGGGVGPELDFRSAARMEDLNRLIQEFSKHDQREYDDQRALEIHTAKDFIFSMLGMVQKLDQKLPVANEYLLLSGGVREGVVDMDLDELSVYARGTDYDMDFTLLVPALKLHDRNQPVTLDMRHSALGHSWLSLRLFDEGTINKWKDCCTIVDHINGTTNYFFSPTLVADWFYQSISLVLLEVQKKPQRGMPRVEKVERNGTIISVILGVGSSRMLYDIVPVVSFKGWPAVAQSWLMENHFWDGKITEEEVISGFYLVPACSHKGRKENEWRLSFARSEVQLKKCISSSLMQAYQACKAIIIKLLSRPKAISPYHLRSIMLWACDRLPANYLVQDDFSAHFLLGLIDDLQHCLVNKMCPNYFIPQCNMLEHLSDETAMLHARKLCSVRSDPAEHLRTTIEHAKAANRLTVELQWRGSSNNLPSPQSDASGENQPDDRLAKKLQQLVTENPGKSISVFINPDDVTRPHFRIDDKFF; this is translated from the exons ATGGCGGCTCCTGCTCTCTCCGGTCGGACTGGCTCGGCGGGCAGCCTCGGGAACAGCCCCACCATAGCGGCAGGCAGGCTGCCGCACGGCGGCGGTGGCGTCGGGCCCGAGCTCGACTTCAGGTCGGCGGCCCGTATGGAGGACCTGAACCGGCTCATCCAGGAGTTCAGCAAGCACGACCAGCGGGAGTACGACGACCAGCGGGCTCTGGAGATCCACACGGCTAAAGACTTCATCTTCTCAATGTTGG GAATGGTCCAAAAGTTGGACCAAAAGCTCCCAGTAGCCAACGAGTACCTCCTCCTTTCAGGAGGTGTTCGGGAAGGTGTGGTGGACATGGACCTGGACGAGCTCAGCGTCTATGCCCGCGGGACCGACTACGACATGGATTTCACTCTACTTGTCCCTGCACTCAAACTCCATGACCGCAACCAGCCAGTGACCCTGGACATGAGGCACTCTGCGCTGGGCCACTCCTGGCTCAGCCTCCGCCTCTTTGACGAGGGAACCATCAACAAATGGAAGGACTGCTGCACCATTGTCGACCACATCAATGGCACCACCAACTACTTCTTCTCCCCGACACTGGTGGCTGACTGGTTCTACCAGTCTATCTCCTTGGTTCTGCTGGAGGTGCAGAAGAAGCCACAGAGAGGGATGCCAAGGGTGGAGAAGGTGGAGAGGAACGGTACCATTATCTCTGTCATCCTGGGCGTCGGGAGCAGTCGGATGCTCTATGACATCGTCCCAGTGGTGTCGTTTAAAGGCTGGCCTGCTGTTGCTCAGAGCTGGTTGATGGAGAACCACTTCTGGGATGGGAAgatcacagaggaggaggtcATCAGTGGCTTTTACCTTGTCCCTGCCTGCTCTCACAAAGGCCGCAAGGAGAACGAATGGCGCCTGTCGTTTGCTCGTAGCGAGGTGCAGCTTAAGAAGTGCATCTCTTCCAGCCTGATGCAGGCGTACCAGGCGTGTAAGGCGATCATCATCAAACTGCTGTCCCGCCCCAAAGCCATCAGCCCCTACCACCTACGCAGCATCATGCTGTGGGCCTGTGACCGCCTCCCTGCCAACTACCTTGTGCAGGATGACTTCTCCGCCCACTTCCTGCTTGGTCTTATCGACGACCTGCAGCACTGCCTCGTCAACAAGATGTGTCCCAACTACTTCATCCCCCAGTGCAACATGTTGGAGCACCTGTCGGACGAGACGGCCATGCTGCACGCTCGCAAACTCTGCTCGGTGCGCTCCGACCCGGCCGAGCACCTCCGTACCACCATAGAGCATGCTAAGGCAGCCAACAGGCTGACAGTGGAGCTGCAGTGGCGCGGCAGCTCCAACAACCTGCCATCGCCGCAGTCCGACGCCAGCGGGGAGAACCAGCCAGACGACCGGCTGGCCAAAAAGCTCCAACAGCTCGTTACGGAGAATCCAGGGAAATCCATCTCCGTCTTCATCAACCCGGACGACGTCACGCGGCCGCACTTCCGCATTGATGACAAATTCTTCTAA
- the LOC131462797 gene encoding fibroblast growth factor 12-like isoform X2 produces the protein MEGKEKAPAEPQLKGIVTRLFSEQGFFLQMQPDGAISGNKDENSDYTLFNLIPVGLRVVAMQGVKAGLYMAMNAEGFLYTSDVFTAECKFKESVFENYYVIYSSTLYRQHESGRAWFLGLNKEGIIMKGNRVKKTKPCSHFVPRPIEVCMYKEPSLHELEEKLLKSSRSPTMNSEERAGILEQQKEQPEDSTEQDGS, from the exons ATGGAGGGCAAAGAGAAGGCACCGGCAG AGCCGCAGTTGAAGGGCATCGTCACGCGTCTCTTCAGTGAGCAGGGTTTCTTCCTGCAGATGCAGCCTGATGGAGCCATCAGTGGAAACAAGGACGAGAACAGCGACTACA CTCTGTTTAACCTGATCCCCGTGGGTCTGAGGGTCGTGGCGATGCAGGGCGTGAAGGCGGGACTTTACATGGCCATGAACGCAGAGGGATTCCTCTACACATCA GATGTGTTCACAGCAGAATGTAAGTTTAAGGAGTCAGTGTTCGAGAACTACTACGTCATCTACTCGTCAACGCTGTACCGGCAGCACGAGTCGGGCCGCGCCTGGTTCCTGGGCCTCAACAAGGAGGGCATCATCATGAAGGGAAACCGAGTGAAGAAGACCAAACCCTGCTCACACTTTGTCCCCAGACCCATCgaag TCTGCATGTATAAGGAGCCGTCGCTGCACGAGCTTGAAGAGAAGCTGTTGAAATCATCACGGAGCCCGACGATGAACAGCGAGGAGCGTGCAGGGATCCTAGAGCAACAGAAGGAGCAACCGGAGGACTCCACAGAGCAGGACGGGTCATAG
- the LOC131462797 gene encoding fibroblast growth factor 12-like isoform X1, with translation MTRYCSLFRRLLFGQSKEEDADEEEGGGAHRESRHHHHHHHEPQLKGIVTRLFSEQGFFLQMQPDGAISGNKDENSDYTLFNLIPVGLRVVAMQGVKAGLYMAMNAEGFLYTSDVFTAECKFKESVFENYYVIYSSTLYRQHESGRAWFLGLNKEGIIMKGNRVKKTKPCSHFVPRPIEVCMYKEPSLHELEEKLLKSSRSPTMNSEERAGILEQQKEQPEDSTEQDGS, from the exons ATGACGCGTTACTGCAGCCTGTTCCGTCGCTTGTTGTTCGGGCAAAGTAAAGAAGAGGACGCAGACGAGGAGGAGGGTGGCGGCGCTCACAGGGAgagccgccaccaccaccaccaccaccacg AGCCGCAGTTGAAGGGCATCGTCACGCGTCTCTTCAGTGAGCAGGGTTTCTTCCTGCAGATGCAGCCTGATGGAGCCATCAGTGGAAACAAGGACGAGAACAGCGACTACA CTCTGTTTAACCTGATCCCCGTGGGTCTGAGGGTCGTGGCGATGCAGGGCGTGAAGGCGGGACTTTACATGGCCATGAACGCAGAGGGATTCCTCTACACATCA GATGTGTTCACAGCAGAATGTAAGTTTAAGGAGTCAGTGTTCGAGAACTACTACGTCATCTACTCGTCAACGCTGTACCGGCAGCACGAGTCGGGCCGCGCCTGGTTCCTGGGCCTCAACAAGGAGGGCATCATCATGAAGGGAAACCGAGTGAAGAAGACCAAACCCTGCTCACACTTTGTCCCCAGACCCATCgaag TCTGCATGTATAAGGAGCCGTCGCTGCACGAGCTTGAAGAGAAGCTGTTGAAATCATCACGGAGCCCGACGATGAACAGCGAGGAGCGTGCAGGGATCCTAGAGCAACAGAAGGAGCAACCGGAGGACTCCACAGAGCAGGACGGGTCATAG